A single Pan troglodytes isolate AG18354 chromosome 19, NHGRI_mPanTro3-v2.0_pri, whole genome shotgun sequence DNA region contains:
- the LOC129137716 gene encoding glucose-induced degradation protein 4 homolog: protein MSNEWIAREVIQSQQGPEDRAAPGQERTAGEPAWTVGAPFIPELISTPWTQEYPTLTTFFEGEIISKKHPFLTRKWDADEDVDRKHWNIGRYLDLQTLLDWTETFWGKFLAFYQYAKSFNSDDFDYEELKNGDYVFMRWKEQFLVPDHTIKDISGASFAGFYYICFQKSAASIEGYYYHRSSEWYQSLNLTHVPEHSAPIYEFR, encoded by the exons ATGTCAAACGAGTGGATCGCACGTGAGGTGATCCAGAGCCAACAGGGCCCTGAGGACCGAGCTGCCCCAGGCCAGGAGCGCACTGCTGGGGAGCCTGCCTGGACAGTGGGAGCT CCTTTCATCCCTGAGCTTATCTCGACACCCTGGACCCAG GAGTATCCAACCCTTACAACCTTCTTCGAAGGAGAAATAATCAGCAAAAAACACCCTTTCTTAACTCGCAAGTGGGATGCAGATGAAGATGTTGATCGGAAACACTGG AACATTGGAAGATATCTGGATCTGCAGACTCTGCTAGACTGGACTGAAACATTTTGG GGCAAGTTTCTGGCTTTTTATCAGTATGCAAAATCATTTAACTCAGATGACTTTGATTATGAAGAGCTGAAGAATGGAGACTACGTCTTCATGAGGTGGAAG GAACAGTTTCTGGTCCCAGATCACACGATCAAAGACATCAGTGGTGCTTCTTTTGCCGGGTTCTACTACATCTGCTTTCAGAAGTCAGCAGCCTCCATAGAGGGCTACTACTACCATAGGAGTTCAGAATG GTATCAGTCCCTCAATCTAACCCATGTTCCTGAACACAGTGCACCCATCTATGAATTCCGGTGA
- the EVPLL gene encoding LOW QUALITY PROTEIN: envoplakin-like protein (The sequence of the model RefSeq protein was modified relative to this genomic sequence to represent the inferred CDS: deleted 1 base in 1 codon), with product MQANADQVERDILETQKRLQQDRLNSEQSQALQHQQETGGSLKEAEVLLKDLFLDEDEARRLKHPQAEETEKDIEQLHEQVTQECAEYRALYEKMVLPPRRGIQGRLGTRAGAETAGGLRRPVWAGHGGAGGTDRGAQHPAERDQRPRRAAAEPGGARPVGCRHHPEPIPRPTEGGVVARAEPGQPVHALQGCTWQLSALAEQQCRILQQDWSDLMADPAGVRREYEHFKQHELLSQEQSVNQLEDDGKRMVELRHPAVGPIQAHQEALKMEWQNFLNLCICQETQLQHVEDYSRFCVRLPLLIDSA from the exons ATGCAAGCCAACGCCGACCAGGTGGAGCGGGACATCCTGGAGACGCAGAAGAGGCTGCAGCAG GACCGGCTGAACAGTgagcagagccaggccctgcAGCACCAGCAGGAGACGGGCGGCAGCCTGAAGGAGGCCGAGGTGCTGCTCAAGGACCTCTTCCTGGACGAGGACGAGGCCCGGCGGCTCAAGCACCCGCAGGCtgaggagactgagaagga CATCGAGCAGCTGCACGAGCAGGTGACCCAGGAGTGTGCCGAGTACCGTGCCCTGTACGAGAAGATGGTGCTGCCGCCCCGACGTGGGATCCAGGGTCGACTGGGCACACGTGCTGGAGCAGAAACAG CAGGAGGTCTGCGCAGGCCAGtatgggccgggcatggcggAGCTGGAGGAACGGATCGCGGAGCTCAACATCCTGCAGAACGAGATCAACGACCAAGGAGAGCAGCTGCGGAGCCTGGTGGGGCCCGCCCCGTGG GATGCCGCCACCATCCGGAGCCAATACCGAGACCTACTG AGGGCGGCGTCGTGGCGCGGGCAGAGCCTGGGCAGCCTGTACACGCA CTGCAGGGCTGCACGTGGCAGCTGAGCGCCCTGGCGGAGCAGCAGTGCCGCATCCTGCAGCAGGACTGGAGCGACCTCATGGCCGACCCTGCGGGCGTGCGGCGGGAATACGAG CACTTCAAGCAGCACGAGCTGCTGAGCCAGGAGCAGAGCGTAAACCAGCTGGAGGACGACGGCAAGCGCATGGTGGAGCTGCGGCACCCCGCGGTGGGGCCCAT CCAGGCCCACCAGGAGGCCCTGAAGATGGAGTGGCAGAACTTCCTGAACCTGTGCATCTGCCAGGAGACCCAGCTGCAGCACGTGGAGGACTACAGCCG aTTCTGTGTCCGTCTTCCTCTCCTCATTGACTCTGCATGA